A window from Flavobacterium gyeonganense encodes these proteins:
- a CDS encoding 1-aminocyclopropane-1-carboxylate deaminase/D-cysteine desulfhydrase has protein sequence MNPVFNQPINIEFSNDISLTIKREDMIHPFVSGNKFRKLKYNLLQAKAENKTTLLTFGGAFSNHIAAVAFAGREQGFKTIGIIRGDELLDKIEENPTLKFAQKNGMQFEFVSRENYRLKSEESYIESLKAKFGDFYLVPEGGTNELAVKGCEEILTDEDSVFDYVCCAVGTGGTISGLINTASPNQKILGFPALKGDFLKDEIRIFAKKDNWNLISDYHFGGYGKINLGLIEFINAFFEENKVPLDPIYTGKMVFGVIDLIHKNYFPAHSKILLIHTGGLQGINGMNLKLKQKKLPILKIDA, from the coding sequence ATGAACCCCGTTTTTAATCAGCCCATAAATATTGAGTTTTCAAACGACATCTCTTTGACCATAAAGCGTGAAGATATGATTCATCCTTTTGTATCGGGAAATAAGTTCAGGAAACTGAAATACAATTTGCTTCAGGCGAAAGCTGAAAATAAAACGACTCTATTGACCTTTGGCGGAGCATTTTCCAATCATATTGCAGCTGTCGCTTTTGCGGGGAGAGAACAGGGATTTAAAACAATCGGAATTATTCGCGGGGATGAACTTTTGGATAAAATTGAAGAAAATCCAACATTGAAATTCGCTCAGAAAAACGGAATGCAATTTGAATTTGTGTCAAGAGAAAATTACCGCCTAAAAAGTGAAGAATCTTATATTGAAAGTTTAAAAGCGAAATTCGGAGATTTTTATTTGGTTCCCGAAGGCGGTACAAATGAACTTGCCGTAAAAGGATGTGAAGAGATTTTGACTGATGAGGATTCAGTTTTTGATTACGTTTGCTGTGCTGTTGGAACAGGCGGCACGATTTCCGGATTAATAAATACCGCGTCGCCTAATCAGAAAATTTTAGGCTTTCCTGCCTTAAAAGGTGATTTTTTAAAAGATGAAATTCGTATTTTTGCAAAAAAAGATAACTGGAATTTAATTTCTGACTATCATTTTGGAGGTTATGGCAAGATAAATTTAGGATTAATTGAATTTATCAATGCTTTTTTTGAAGAAAATAAAGTGCCCTTAGATCCAATTTATACTGGAAAGATGGTTTTTGGCGTTATAGATTTAATCCATAAAAACTATTTTCCTGCACATTCAAAAATTTTACTCATTCATACCGGTGGATTACAGGGAATTAATGGAATGAATTTAAAATTGAAGCAGAAAAAATTACCAATACTCAAAATTGATGCTTAA
- a CDS encoding RagB/SusD family nutrient uptake outer membrane protein: MKLLKFTLYIFLPVLLLSSCRDYVEVEPVGNNRVLKYTSDYRGLANSYNDITSSGGIYLLANADVEFSTTYQNGVNTIWGNSYTWQERIYDPSQSDADWNGLYKAIYYSNVILDGVMSSQDGLESEKKEIYAEAFVHRAFAYLQLVNTYGPQFDPASANSEKAVPLLLKPELFSSLDRNTVQQVYDQIISDLKSALANDIQDTPPFNVLPSKKAVYALLARTYLYMGQYQLSLENAEKALQMQNGLIDLKTFATGYSYPVLIQNPEVIFSKTLLLSYNRAPLSNDLLSSFGANDLRYDYYTIPGNIGVSPTYTGRGFGIATYSNTNGINVGVSVPEMYLIAAECYARAGQTQKAVDYLNILRAKRFKTNTTYEVSAATSTEALNLVLTERQKEFIGRGFRWFDQRRLNLDPAFQKTYTRTFKGNTFTLAPNSDGYVFPINQNYIDLNPELGK; this comes from the coding sequence ATGAAATTACTAAAATTCACACTATATATTTTCCTGCCAGTACTTTTATTAAGCTCTTGTAGAGATTATGTTGAAGTAGAACCGGTTGGAAACAACAGAGTTTTAAAATATACTTCTGATTACAGAGGTCTGGCTAATAGCTATAACGATATAACTTCTTCAGGCGGAATTTATCTTCTTGCCAACGCAGATGTAGAATTTTCTACAACTTATCAAAATGGTGTTAATACCATTTGGGGTAATAGCTATACCTGGCAGGAAAGAATATACGATCCTTCTCAGAGTGATGCAGACTGGAATGGTTTGTATAAGGCTATTTATTACAGCAATGTTATTTTAGACGGAGTAATGAGCAGCCAGGATGGATTAGAATCAGAGAAAAAAGAAATCTATGCTGAGGCTTTTGTACACAGAGCATTTGCTTATTTACAACTGGTAAATACATACGGTCCACAATTTGATCCAGCTTCTGCTAATTCGGAAAAAGCGGTTCCACTATTATTAAAACCTGAATTATTTTCATCGTTGGATAGAAATACAGTGCAACAAGTTTATGATCAAATCATTTCTGACTTAAAAAGTGCTTTAGCAAATGATATTCAAGACACACCTCCATTTAATGTGCTTCCATCTAAAAAAGCCGTCTATGCATTATTGGCAAGAACATATCTATACATGGGCCAATATCAATTGAGTCTTGAAAATGCTGAAAAAGCTTTACAAATGCAGAATGGATTGATTGATTTAAAAACATTTGCCACTGGTTACAGTTATCCGGTTTTGATTCAAAATCCTGAAGTTATATTTTCTAAAACATTACTGCTGTCTTATAATAGAGCTCCTCTTTCTAATGATTTATTAAGTAGTTTTGGAGCTAATGATTTACGTTATGATTATTACACAATTCCCGGTAACATTGGTGTTTCTCCAACTTACACAGGAAGAGGTTTTGGAATTGCTACCTACAGTAATACAAACGGAATTAACGTAGGCGTTTCGGTTCCAGAGATGTATTTAATCGCTGCTGAATGTTATGCCAGAGCTGGACAAACTCAAAAAGCTGTAGATTACCTTAATATTCTTAGGGCAAAAAGATTCAAAACCAACACTACATATGAGGTAAGTGCTGCAACAAGTACGGAAGCTTTAAATCTTGTTTTGACAGAAAGACAAAAAGAATTCATAGGAAGAGGTTTCCGTTGGTTTGATCAGCGAAGACTAAACCTTGATCCGGCTTTTCAGAAAACATACACACGAACTTTTAAAGGAAACACATTTACCCTGGCTCCTAACAGCGATGGATATGTATTCCCAATCAATCAAAATTACATCGATTTAAACCCTGAACTAGGTAAATAA
- a CDS encoding TlpA family protein disulfide reductase, whose translation MLKKLNIIFWVSVLCAFTLQVTAQEVPLRLQGMVDIPIPGSTLNMTYDPKGGPLENVKNINGYTYVFNDYRWEIEDIKMKRNGAVYSADFTVPKNCAFMAFKFYGNTENGIVTDTGQDKGYILVVFKEPKVKMPGADLAWATFRNKDFNGEFSGYFKDFSIDGDATEYWLKKEVKDHPERFPEFFDTYIKILKKQKPEKFDEIASKILTEFSKNTNGMPEEVFVKLRNIYLNDLKNTAKADSLENIIKKQFPKGAYFRFKAYQVFSRIPDVNERYKVAEQFLAEFPYSNEVPTEQKYLYDNIAKAKFEYFFQAKDYKSILDLIPTMRFASLKDAYHQNISKALYLKTVTPEVLETMAVPMIKLMEQKVNDMSYMQGIYWSPNQATENAKNQLNTELIIQIRMFDMLKKYKEVVETFEKLPIENRYEKAGVNDIHVRALEALNKPIIEVLKNAAKRNTLSEGMTAKLKEAYLKEGKKESDFPAYLEQLKKENKFEEKIALIDIAAPDIKVQGSDGKTKQLDLNSGKIIVIDFWATWCGPCKKAFPAMQQLVNNYKEDKQVEVYFISTQETKEGYKKEALAYLKEKDLKIDTYFDLVKKGGGTNNESFSKYAAIFKSSGIPRKVVIKNGKIRFTSEGYSGNPGQLVDELTGVINALKNE comes from the coding sequence ATGTTAAAAAAATTAAATATCATTTTTTGGGTATCGGTTCTTTGTGCCTTTACCTTACAAGTTACCGCACAAGAAGTCCCTTTAAGATTACAAGGAATGGTAGATATCCCTATTCCCGGATCAACTTTAAATATGACTTATGATCCAAAAGGAGGCCCTTTAGAAAACGTTAAAAATATCAACGGCTATACTTATGTTTTCAATGATTACAGATGGGAAATCGAAGATATTAAAATGAAAAGAAATGGCGCTGTTTACAGCGCCGACTTTACCGTTCCAAAAAACTGTGCTTTTATGGCTTTCAAATTCTATGGTAATACAGAAAATGGAATTGTTACTGATACCGGACAAGACAAAGGTTATATACTGGTGGTTTTTAAGGAACCAAAAGTAAAAATGCCGGGTGCAGATTTAGCCTGGGCAACCTTCAGAAACAAAGATTTCAACGGAGAATTTAGCGGTTATTTTAAAGATTTTTCTATTGATGGAGATGCAACTGAATATTGGTTAAAGAAAGAGGTTAAAGACCATCCAGAGAGATTTCCTGAATTTTTTGATACCTACATCAAAATCCTGAAAAAACAAAAACCGGAAAAATTTGATGAAATTGCTTCTAAAATTTTAACCGAATTTTCAAAAAACACTAACGGGATGCCGGAAGAAGTTTTTGTTAAACTTCGCAACATTTATTTGAATGATTTAAAGAACACAGCAAAAGCAGATTCTCTGGAAAATATAATTAAAAAACAGTTTCCAAAAGGTGCTTATTTCAGATTCAAAGCCTATCAGGTATTTAGCCGAATTCCTGACGTCAATGAAAGATACAAAGTAGCAGAACAGTTTTTAGCTGAGTTTCCATACAGCAATGAAGTGCCAACTGAACAAAAGTATCTCTATGATAATATTGCAAAAGCAAAGTTCGAATATTTTTTTCAGGCCAAAGATTACAAAAGCATTCTGGATTTAATTCCCACGATGAGATTTGCTTCATTGAAAGATGCGTATCATCAGAACATTTCTAAAGCTTTGTATTTAAAAACCGTTACACCAGAAGTTTTAGAAACAATGGCTGTTCCGATGATCAAATTAATGGAGCAAAAAGTTAATGATATGTCTTATATGCAGGGAATTTACTGGTCTCCAAATCAGGCAACTGAAAATGCTAAAAATCAATTAAATACCGAATTGATTATCCAGATTCGTATGTTTGATATGCTGAAAAAATACAAAGAAGTAGTAGAAACATTCGAAAAACTACCAATCGAAAACCGTTATGAAAAAGCAGGTGTCAATGATATTCATGTGAGAGCTTTAGAAGCATTAAATAAACCCATCATTGAGGTCTTAAAAAATGCAGCAAAAAGAAACACTTTATCTGAAGGAATGACTGCTAAACTGAAAGAAGCTTATTTAAAAGAAGGCAAGAAAGAAAGTGATTTTCCTGCTTATTTAGAGCAATTGAAAAAAGAAAACAAGTTTGAAGAAAAAATAGCTTTAATTGATATCGCCGCTCCTGACATTAAAGTTCAGGGATCTGACGGAAAAACAAAACAATTAGATTTAAACAGCGGTAAAATTATCGTAATCGATTTTTGGGCGACCTGGTGTGGTCCTTGCAAAAAAGCTTTTCCGGCAATGCAACAATTGGTAAACAACTATAAAGAAGACAAACAAGTCGAAGTTTATTTTATCAGCACACAGGAAACCAAAGAAGGATATAAAAAAGAAGCTTTGGCGTATTTAAAAGAAAAAGACTTAAAAATAGATACTTATTTTGATTTGGTTAAAAAAGGAGGCGGAACAAATAACGAATCTTTCTCAAAATACGCAGCAATTTTCAAATCAAGCGGTATACCCCGAAAAGTAGTGATCAAAAATGGTAAAATTAGATTTACTTCTGAAGGTTATTCTGGAAATCCGGGACAATTGGTTGATGAACTTACAGGGGTTATCAATGCTTTAAAGAACGAATAA
- the hemL gene encoding glutamate-1-semialdehyde 2,1-aminomutase: MIYKRSSQLFAEAEKVIPGGVNSPVRAFKAVGGTPIFVKSAKGAYLYDEDGNKLIDYINSWGPMVLGHAYQPVVDAVIEKAKLGTSFGMPTELETEIAALAVSMVPNIDKIRFVNSGTEACMSAIRLARGFTKRDKIIKFAGCYHGHSDSFLIQAGSGAVTFGSPNSPGVTEGTAKDTLLAKYNDLENVKTLVEANKSEIAAIIIEAVAGNMGCIPPQKGFLEGLRELCTVNGILLIFDEVMTGFRLAKGGVQELFNIDADIVTFGKVIGGGLPVGAFAAREEIMNYLAPLGPVYQAGTLSGNPLAMAAGLAMLQALNNDPEIFTRLEEKTAYLEAGIDRVLKANNVVFTINRVGSMISVHFDADPVTDFQTAAKGDNETFKKFFHGLLQEGVYIAPSAYETWFITDALTYEDLDFTINAIDKVSKTF, translated from the coding sequence ATGATTTATAAAAGAAGTAGCCAGCTTTTTGCTGAAGCAGAAAAGGTAATTCCGGGAGGCGTAAATTCACCGGTTAGAGCATTTAAAGCCGTGGGTGGAACTCCGATTTTTGTAAAAAGTGCCAAAGGTGCTTATTTGTACGATGAAGACGGAAATAAATTAATAGATTACATCAATTCCTGGGGACCAATGGTTTTGGGACATGCCTATCAGCCGGTTGTGGATGCGGTAATCGAAAAAGCAAAACTGGGAACTTCATTTGGAATGCCAACAGAACTGGAAACAGAAATTGCAGCATTGGCTGTTTCTATGGTTCCGAATATTGACAAAATCCGTTTTGTGAATTCAGGGACAGAAGCTTGTATGAGTGCGATTCGTCTGGCGCGCGGCTTTACAAAAAGAGATAAAATCATCAAATTTGCAGGCTGTTACCATGGACATTCTGATTCCTTTTTAATTCAGGCAGGAAGTGGAGCCGTAACTTTTGGTTCACCAAACAGTCCCGGAGTTACAGAAGGAACTGCAAAAGATACGTTATTGGCGAAATACAATGATTTAGAGAATGTAAAAACTTTAGTCGAAGCTAATAAAAGCGAAATCGCAGCCATTATTATTGAAGCAGTTGCAGGAAATATGGGTTGTATTCCACCTCAAAAAGGTTTTCTGGAAGGTTTAAGAGAATTGTGTACTGTAAACGGAATTTTACTGATTTTTGATGAGGTAATGACAGGTTTCCGCTTGGCAAAAGGCGGTGTCCAGGAATTATTCAATATCGATGCCGATATTGTTACTTTCGGAAAAGTAATCGGTGGCGGATTGCCGGTTGGTGCTTTTGCTGCACGTGAAGAAATTATGAATTATTTAGCACCTCTTGGTCCGGTTTATCAGGCTGGAACATTATCAGGGAATCCGCTGGCAATGGCTGCCGGATTAGCGATGCTGCAGGCTTTAAATAATGATCCTGAAATTTTTACAAGATTAGAAGAAAAAACAGCGTATCTGGAAGCAGGAATTGACAGGGTTTTAAAAGCGAATAATGTTGTTTTTACCATTAATAGAGTTGGTTCTATGATTTCGGTGCATTTTGATGCTGATCCCGTTACCGATTTTCAAACAGCTGCAAAAGGAGATAACGAAACGTTTAAAAAATTCTTTCACGGACTGTTACAGGAAGGTGTTTATATCGCACCATCGGCATACGAAACCTGGTTTATTACAGATGCGTTGACCTATGAAGATTTAGATTTCACCATTAATGCAATAGATAAGGTTTCTAAAACCTTCTAA
- a CDS encoding M16 family metallopeptidase, giving the protein MKTKLILAYFLILGLSQVSAQFKTTFPLPKEVAHGTLSNGMQYFIMHNEWPKDRTDFYFVQNVGAILENDDQDGLAHFLEHMAFNGTEHFKGKGIINMLEKQGVSFGKDINAYTAYDETVYNISNVPSQNKTLLDSCMYVLHDWSGSLLLANNEIDAERGVIREEWRTRRNADYRTGEKINKVVFEGSKYAKRNVIGDLNVINNFKYQVLRDYYKKWYQPQNQAVVIVGDIDVALIEKRVKEIFGSIPTPKKINKREYETIPVQKENRYVLATDKELQSSGISLSYNKSKPLVQDQAEMIKSMQENLALQMMNTRFNEYLINNETGGLAFGISNDNLSRLDSKFSLNVNPKKGKFIEAFTEAYREFERAMQNGFTQQELDRLKTKMRTSYDNRLTNKDKIGNSYWAEQLQLYFLEANPVFSVEGEHEWVNAFLDHVTLAEVNTAFKALNPKDNLVLSVSAPEDPATKLPEANEYWNIIKTISNTKLEPYKEEELTASLVKEQLTEKPIVKTEDIKAFANAKKYTLANGAKVIIYPTDLSKDQILFSAYSAGGNSLADWKDLPAAQIAAGVATYSGLGDYKFTDLKKKLTGKTTSVSPYIGGLYEGFNGTSNKESLVTLLQLTYLYFEHPRFDNSTFDKIKEQYQNKLNNAPNSNEKALSDTISNLNTNYSKRNWLLTQDFINALDLNKAKKFYTERFSNGGDFTFLFVGNISEQDIPLINTYLGNIPANEKAEKYVDHKIFMKDGKVEKTIFRTMDTPKTTVYLHLENKDAVYNKKNKILSYMLSEWLKKRYLETIREEEGGSYGVQVGTSLSQTPSPLFSLEINFDCNPDKADALVKIIHAELARVQTENIPANMLEDIKQSILKNHQEQIKQNNYWLNVLTSYVRNNEEPQDTEILKNTLSTLTAKDLKDFIVSSLKKSNSVQVLMKAK; this is encoded by the coding sequence ATGAAAACAAAATTAATTCTAGCGTATTTCCTGATTCTGGGTCTATCTCAGGTTTCGGCGCAGTTTAAAACTACGTTTCCGCTGCCAAAAGAAGTGGCACACGGAACGCTTTCAAACGGAATGCAGTATTTTATTATGCATAACGAATGGCCAAAAGACAGAACCGATTTCTATTTTGTACAAAACGTTGGCGCTATTTTAGAAAATGACGATCAGGACGGATTAGCGCATTTTCTGGAACACATGGCGTTTAACGGAACCGAACATTTTAAAGGAAAAGGCATCATCAATATGTTAGAAAAACAAGGAGTTTCTTTCGGTAAAGACATTAATGCTTACACGGCTTATGACGAAACCGTTTACAACATCAGCAATGTTCCTTCGCAAAACAAAACTTTATTGGATTCCTGTATGTATGTGCTGCACGACTGGTCGGGTTCTCTTCTGCTTGCCAATAACGAAATTGATGCAGAAAGAGGCGTAATTCGTGAAGAATGGCGTACGAGAAGAAATGCAGATTACAGAACGGGAGAAAAAATCAACAAAGTCGTATTTGAAGGTTCAAAATATGCAAAACGAAATGTAATTGGAGATTTAAATGTGATCAATAATTTCAAATATCAGGTATTAAGGGATTATTACAAAAAATGGTACCAGCCACAAAATCAGGCTGTCGTAATCGTAGGGGATATTGACGTCGCTTTAATTGAAAAACGTGTCAAAGAGATTTTCGGTTCGATACCAACTCCAAAAAAAATCAATAAAAGAGAATACGAAACAATTCCGGTACAGAAAGAAAATCGCTACGTTTTGGCTACCGACAAAGAATTACAGAGTTCCGGAATTTCTCTTTCATACAACAAATCGAAACCATTAGTACAGGATCAGGCAGAAATGATCAAAAGCATGCAGGAAAACCTGGCACTGCAGATGATGAATACTCGTTTCAACGAATACCTGATAAATAACGAAACAGGAGGTTTGGCGTTCGGAATTTCAAATGATAATCTTTCAAGATTAGACAGCAAATTTTCACTGAACGTTAATCCTAAAAAAGGAAAATTCATCGAAGCTTTTACAGAAGCTTACAGAGAATTTGAAAGAGCGATGCAAAACGGATTCACGCAGCAGGAATTAGACCGTTTGAAAACTAAAATGCGCACCTCCTACGACAATCGTTTAACAAATAAAGATAAAATTGGGAACAGTTACTGGGCAGAACAATTACAGCTGTATTTCTTAGAAGCCAATCCTGTTTTTTCTGTTGAAGGTGAGCACGAATGGGTTAATGCTTTCCTTGACCATGTTACTTTAGCTGAGGTAAATACTGCTTTTAAAGCGCTAAATCCAAAAGATAATTTAGTGTTATCGGTTTCTGCTCCGGAAGATCCAGCAACGAAACTACCGGAAGCAAACGAATACTGGAATATTATCAAAACTATTTCTAACACAAAATTAGAACCGTACAAAGAAGAAGAATTAACGGCTTCGCTGGTAAAAGAGCAATTGACAGAAAAACCAATTGTAAAAACAGAAGATATTAAGGCTTTCGCGAATGCGAAAAAATACACTTTGGCAAACGGCGCAAAAGTGATTATTTATCCAACTGATTTGAGCAAAGACCAAATCTTGTTTTCCGCATACAGCGCTGGAGGAAACTCTCTGGCTGACTGGAAAGACCTTCCTGCAGCTCAGATTGCTGCTGGCGTAGCGACATATTCTGGTTTAGGCGATTATAAATTTACCGATTTAAAAAAGAAACTGACTGGTAAAACTACCTCCGTGAGTCCGTATATTGGTGGTTTGTACGAAGGTTTTAACGGAACCAGTAACAAAGAATCGCTTGTGACTTTATTACAGCTTACATACCTGTATTTTGAACATCCAAGATTTGACAACAGCACTTTTGATAAAATAAAAGAACAATATCAAAACAAACTTAACAATGCCCCAAACAGCAACGAAAAAGCTTTAAGTGATACCATTTCAAATTTAAACACCAATTACAGCAAACGCAACTGGCTTTTAACGCAGGATTTTATAAATGCCCTGGATTTAAATAAAGCTAAAAAATTCTATACGGAACGCTTCTCAAACGGAGGAGATTTTACCTTTTTATTCGTTGGAAACATTTCAGAGCAAGACATTCCTTTGATCAATACCTATTTAGGAAATATTCCGGCAAACGAAAAAGCTGAAAAATATGTGGATCATAAAATTTTCATGAAAGACGGAAAAGTAGAAAAAACGATTTTCAGAACCATGGATACGCCAAAAACTACGGTTTATCTTCATCTGGAAAATAAAGATGCTGTCTATAATAAAAAGAACAAAATCTTAAGTTATATGTTATCTGAATGGCTTAAAAAACGTTATTTAGAAACCATCCGTGAAGAAGAAGGCGGTAGTTACGGCGTTCAGGTTGGTACCAGTTTATCTCAGACTCCTTCTCCGTTATTCTCTTTAGAGATCAATTTTGATTGTAACCCTGATAAAGCAGATGCTTTGGTAAAAATTATTCATGCCGAGCTTGCAAGAGTTCAGACTGAAAATATTCCTGCAAATATGCTCGAAGACATCAAGCAGTCTATTCTAAAAAATCATCAGGAACAGATCAAACAAAACAATTACTGGCTGAATGTTTTGACTTCTTATGTTCGAAATAACGAAGAACCTCAGGATACAGAAATTCTAAAAAACACCTTAAGTACTCTAACTGCAAAAGACCTGAAAGATTTCATCGTTAGCTCTTTAAAAAAATCTAACAGTGTACAAGTACTTATGAAAGCAAAATAA
- a CDS encoding alpha/beta hydrolase family protein yields MVLEEKNKVELRYSESGFIGDLDSKKSITFIGFDIEHKSKGIYKFASNTITKIFADPNYNTKIETVSGDDSSVLFSKESYTIFPDLWWGTSSFGSQTRITDINPQQKEYAWGTAKVVTWKSFNGKENQGNLYLPDNYDSKKTYPVIVHFYEKHTEDFNVYQLPEVSTSNINIPTFVSQGYIVFQPDVHYTYGDVGNSVYNDVISGVEYLISNGITEKGKIGIQGHSFGGYETSFLTTKTDLFSCAIVGSGVTNFTANYPVMRSNGISTMFKYEADQYRMGSSMHDNLDGYIKNSPIFSAKNIKTPILIFHNDNDRAVPYQEGQSLFFALRRLGKPALLINYKKEGHTLDIAANRKDWTLKMQQYFDYYLKGISLPDWM; encoded by the coding sequence ATGGTTTTGGAAGAAAAAAATAAAGTTGAATTGCGTTACAGCGAAAGTGGTTTTATTGGAGATTTAGACTCCAAAAAATCCATTACTTTTATTGGTTTTGACATCGAACATAAATCAAAAGGAATTTACAAATTTGCATCCAACACAATCACAAAAATCTTTGCTGATCCTAATTATAATACTAAAATAGAAACTGTTTCTGGTGACGATTCAAGTGTTTTATTTTCAAAAGAGAGTTATACGATTTTCCCAGATTTATGGTGGGGAACATCTAGTTTTGGCTCACAGACAAGAATTACCGATATCAATCCGCAGCAAAAAGAATATGCTTGGGGAACTGCAAAAGTAGTAACATGGAAGAGTTTTAACGGAAAAGAAAATCAAGGAAATCTATATCTTCCAGATAATTATGACAGTAAAAAAACATATCCGGTAATTGTTCATTTTTACGAAAAACATACAGAAGATTTTAATGTATATCAATTGCCGGAAGTAAGTACTTCTAATATTAACATTCCAACTTTCGTAAGTCAGGGTTATATTGTTTTTCAGCCAGACGTGCATTACACTTATGGTGATGTTGGAAACAGCGTTTACAATGATGTCATCAGTGGCGTTGAATATTTAATTTCAAATGGCATTACTGAAAAAGGTAAAATTGGAATTCAGGGACATAGTTTTGGCGGTTACGAAACTTCTTTCTTGACTACAAAAACAGATCTGTTCAGCTGTGCCATTGTAGGTTCGGGAGTAACCAATTTTACTGCCAATTATCCTGTAATGAGATCCAACGGTATTTCGACAATGTTTAAGTATGAAGCCGATCAATATCGTATGGGAAGTTCTATGCACGACAATCTGGACGGATATATCAAAAACTCTCCTATTTTTTCGGCTAAAAATATCAAAACACCAATCCTTATTTTTCATAATGATAATGACCGTGCTGTGCCTTATCAGGAAGGTCAGTCTTTGTTTTTTGCGCTTCGCCGTTTAGGGAAACCTGCTTTACTGATAAACTACAAAAAAGAAGGACATACTTTAGATATTGCTGCCAATAGAAAAGACTGGACACTCAAAATGCAACAGTATTTTGACTACTATTTAAAAGGTATCTCACTTCCGGACTGGATGTAG
- a CDS encoding glucosaminidase domain-containing protein, protein MLKKIITLFVVAVLASCSSSKPTIATTKKQAAVQRPRTASTKKGVTSRPTAKYPSTNNTTEVIQSTSKTVVTSSLITDYVLQYKDIAMGNMKTYGIPASIILAQGILESGAGRGDLAVSANNHFGIKCHKDWLGESVRHDDDSSQECFRKYKEPSESYRDHALFLVGKNRYAVLFTYEKDDYKAWSKGLRACGYATDPNYPDKLISYIERYNLHQYDCQVTGKSYTAINKSAPVKSSSSSSVSNSDDPNLYEVQKGDTLYSISKKFNILVDELKQKNNLTDNALSIGQKLKVK, encoded by the coding sequence ATGCTTAAAAAAATAATTACACTCTTCGTAGTTGCAGTATTGGCAAGCTGTTCTTCCAGCAAGCCTACTATCGCAACCACTAAAAAACAGGCAGCAGTTCAAAGACCCAGAACAGCTTCGACTAAAAAAGGAGTTACTTCCAGACCAACTGCTAAATATCCTTCTACAAATAACACAACTGAGGTTATTCAGTCGACTTCCAAAACAGTTGTTACCAGCAGTCTGATTACTGATTATGTTTTGCAGTATAAAGATATTGCAATGGGAAACATGAAAACATACGGTATTCCGGCAAGTATTATCCTGGCTCAGGGAATTCTGGAATCGGGAGCAGGAAGAGGGGATCTGGCGGTGTCAGCTAATAATCATTTCGGAATAAAATGTCACAAGGACTGGCTTGGGGAAAGTGTTCGTCATGATGATGATTCGTCTCAGGAATGTTTTAGAAAATATAAAGAACCATCAGAATCCTACAGGGATCACGCTTTATTTTTAGTTGGTAAAAACCGATATGCCGTTTTGTTTACGTATGAAAAAGACGATTATAAAGCCTGGTCAAAAGGGTTGAGGGCTTGTGGTTATGCAACAGATCCTAATTATCCGGATAAATTAATCAGTTATATTGAGCGTTATAATCTGCATCAGTACGATTGTCAGGTTACAGGGAAAAGCTATACCGCAATTAATAAGTCAGCACCGGTAAAGAGTTCATCTTCGTCTTCGGTTTCAAATTCAGACGATCCGAATTTATACGAAGTACAAAAAGGAGATACTTTGTATTCGATATCCAAAAAATTCAACATATTGGTTGACGAATTAAAACAGAAAAACAACCTGACGGACAATGCACTTTCGATAGGTCAGAAACTGAAAGTGAAATAA